In Rhodospirillales bacterium RIFCSPLOWO2_02_FULL_58_16, a genomic segment contains:
- a CDS encoding glutamate-5-semialdehyde dehydrogenase, with product MNAADKDIASLMRGIGVAARKAGEALACASTTAKDFALRESAASIRTRLREILEANALDMKAGADKMLSKALLDRLMLNEGRIEAMALGLEAIAGLKDPVGEVMAAWERPNGLAISRVRTPLGVIGVIYESRPNVTADAGALCLKAGNAVILRGGSESFHSSRAIMESLAAGLAAAGLPAASIQLVPTRDRAAVGAMLALTEYIDVIIPRGGKALIERLTAESKIPLFKHLEGICHTYVDKAADPDMARRVVLNAKMRRTGICGATETLLVDRAVAASHLPPIINDLIEAGCEVRGDSEVMALDSRVTAADDKDWDTEYLDAVISVAIVDGVDEAIEHIRRHSSQHTEAIITEDAAAAETFLNRVDSAIVMVNASTQYADGGEFGMGAEIGISTGKLHARGPVGVEQLTSFKYLVRGSGQCRP from the coding sequence ATGAACGCTGCGGATAAAGACATAGCATCCTTGATGCGGGGCATCGGCGTCGCCGCCAGGAAGGCGGGAGAAGCGCTGGCCTGCGCCTCGACAACGGCCAAGGATTTTGCCTTACGGGAAAGCGCCGCTTCGATCAGGACGCGCCTCCGGGAAATTCTTGAGGCCAACGCCCTGGACATGAAAGCCGGCGCCGACAAGATGCTTTCCAAGGCGTTGCTGGATCGCCTGATGCTGAACGAGGGACGCATCGAAGCCATGGCCTTGGGGCTGGAGGCCATCGCCGGGCTGAAGGACCCGGTAGGCGAGGTGATGGCGGCGTGGGAGCGGCCCAACGGCCTTGCCATTTCGCGGGTGCGGACGCCGCTGGGAGTCATCGGGGTTATCTACGAATCACGGCCTAACGTCACCGCCGACGCCGGAGCGCTGTGCCTCAAGGCGGGCAACGCCGTCATCCTGCGCGGCGGCTCGGAGAGCTTTCATTCGTCCCGCGCCATCATGGAGTCATTGGCCGCAGGGCTTGCCGCCGCCGGGCTGCCCGCCGCCTCCATCCAACTGGTGCCGACGCGAGACCGGGCGGCGGTCGGCGCGATGCTGGCCCTGACCGAATATATCGACGTCATCATTCCTCGCGGCGGCAAGGCGCTGATTGAGCGCCTGACGGCGGAAAGTAAAATCCCCCTGTTCAAGCATCTGGAAGGCATCTGCCACACCTACGTTGATAAAGCGGCGGACCCGGACATGGCGCGGCGCGTGGTGCTTAACGCCAAGATGCGGCGCACCGGCATTTGCGGCGCTACCGAGACTCTGCTGGTGGATCGCGCCGTCGCCGCTTCTCACCTGCCGCCGATCATCAACGACCTGATCGAAGCCGGCTGCGAAGTGCGCGGCGACAGCGAGGTCATGGCGCTTGACTCCCGCGTTACCGCCGCCGACGACAAGGACTGGGACACCGAATACCTGGACGCCGTCATCTCGGTGGCGATAGTTGACGGCGTTGATGAGGCGATAGAACATATCCGCCGTCACTCCTCGCAGCATACCGAAGCCATCATCACCGAGGACGCCGCCGCCGCCGAGACGTTTCTTAATCGAGTGGACAGCGCCATCGTTATGGTCAACGCCTCCACCCAGTACGCCGACGGCGGCGAGTTCGGCATGGGCGCCGAAATCGGCATCTCGACCGGCAAGCTGCACGCCCGGGGGCCGGTCGGCGTTGAACAACTGACCAGCTTCAAGTATCTGGTCCGGGGTTCGGGCCAATGCCGGCCATGA
- a CDS encoding nicotinic acid mononucleotide adenylyltransferase gives MPAMRRIGLLGGSFNPAHGGHLHISKLALDLLRLDEVWWLVSPGNPLKSPEDMAPFAERMASAKAAVKDCKLPIIVSGIENEIGSRYSVDTLGELILRFADNRFVWLMGADNLILFHRWKKWRTFFRMVPIAVFPRPSYSSRARKAEAAIHFAEARAPGSRAGSLAEMTPPAWIFLRAGTDAESATRIRKRQKRNR, from the coding sequence ATGCCGGCCATGAGGAGAATCGGGCTGCTCGGCGGCTCCTTCAACCCGGCCCACGGCGGCCACCTGCATATCAGCAAACTGGCCCTTGACCTTCTGAGGCTGGACGAAGTGTGGTGGCTGGTGTCCCCCGGCAATCCTTTGAAATCGCCCGAAGACATGGCCCCGTTCGCCGAAAGGATGGCCTCGGCAAAAGCGGCGGTCAAGGATTGCAAACTGCCCATCATCGTTTCCGGCATCGAAAACGAAATCGGCTCCCGCTACAGCGTCGATACCCTCGGCGAACTGATTTTACGGTTCGCCGATAATCGATTCGTCTGGCTCATGGGCGCCGACAATCTGATCTTGTTTCATCGCTGGAAAAAGTGGCGGACTTTTTTCAGGATGGTCCCCATTGCAGTTTTTCCGCGCCCCTCTTATTCTTCAAGGGCGCGCAAGGCTGAAGCGGCAATACATTTCGCCGAAGCCAGGGCGCCGGGGTCACGCGCCGGTTCGCTGGCCGAGATGACGCCGCCGGCATGGATTTTTTTACGCGCCGGGACCGATGCGGAATCGGCCACGCGCATACGCAAACGGCAAAAAAGAAACAGATAG
- a CDS encoding ribosome silencing factor: MLKLVETSLDDDKAQDVVVITLAGKTDFADYMVIAGGASKRQISAMAERLGERIKAGGVKKVSFEGVDQCDWVLVDAGDVIVHLFRPELRAFYNLEKLWGDVQPESAACVTTS; the protein is encoded by the coding sequence CTGCTGAAACTGGTGGAAACATCCCTTGATGACGACAAGGCTCAGGACGTCGTCGTTATCACATTGGCCGGCAAGACCGACTTTGCCGATTATATGGTCATCGCCGGCGGCGCCTCGAAGCGCCAGATCAGCGCCATGGCCGAGCGCCTCGGCGAAAGAATCAAAGCCGGCGGCGTCAAAAAGGTCTCATTCGAGGGGGTAGACCAGTGCGACTGGGTGCTGGTCGACGCCGGCGACGTCATCGTTCATCTATTCCGCCCCGAACTGCGCGCCTTCTATAACCTGGAGAAATTGTGGGGCGACGTTCAGCCCGAATCCGCTGCGTGCGTTACCACATCATAG
- a CDS encoding 23S rRNA (pseudouridine(1915)-N(3))-methyltransferase RlmH, producing MRYHIIAVGRAGQGPERALFERFAARLSPPPVLREVQEKRSLTPVELMEREGRLLLDAVPKGAAVVAMDEKGKTLSSNALAVKIGEWRDRGVHDLAFLIGGANGLDDKVLGRVDLALSLGPMTWPHMLARGLLAEQLYRAQCILSGHPYHRE from the coding sequence GTGCGTTACCACATCATAGCCGTCGGACGCGCCGGGCAAGGTCCTGAACGCGCTTTGTTCGAGCGCTTCGCCGCCCGTCTGTCGCCGCCGCCGGTTCTCAGGGAAGTTCAGGAAAAACGCTCTTTGACGCCGGTCGAGTTGATGGAGCGGGAAGGACGGCTTCTGCTGGACGCCGTTCCCAAAGGCGCCGCCGTAGTGGCGATGGACGAAAAGGGAAAAACTCTTTCCAGTAACGCATTGGCCGTCAAAATCGGAGAATGGCGCGACAGGGGCGTCCACGACCTGGCCTTTCTCATCGGCGGGGCGAACGGCCTTGACGACAAGGTTTTGGGACGTGTCGATCTGGCGCTGTCCCTCGGCCCCATGACATGGCCGCACATGCTGGCGCGGGGGCTTCTCGCCGAGCAGCTTTACCGCGCCCAGTGCATTCTTTCCGGCCACCCCTATCATCGGGAATAG
- a CDS encoding phosphoglycerate mutase (2,3-diphosphoglycerate-independent) produces the protein MHNAPKNVFADRPRPAVLCILDGWGARAESDGNAIALGDTPNWDRFLKNFPHAALDASGGEVGLPAGQMGNSEVGHMNLGAGRVVLQDLPQIDEAVAGDTLATRPALVNLIAGLKKSGGVCHMLGLLSPGGVHSHQDHMAALARIICGAGVAVAVHAFLDGRDTPPRSAKDYMERFLADTADIHGLAVATIGGRYYGMDRDNRWPRVEKAFLALTEAEGDAASDPLTAINNGYDAGLNDEFIMPCVIDGFRGMKDGDGILHANFRADRARELLHALTDKSFDGFKRRRLINFSALVGMESYSHRLDELFESIFPPRELADGLGEVVSNAGLKQLRISETEKYAHVTFFFNGGREKVFPGEERILVASPKVATYDLQPAMSAIEVTDKLVKAILSGRFDLIVVNYANGDMVGHTGFLSAAVQATETIDMCLGRLEAAIIKAGGVMLVTADHGNCEQMIDHETEQPHTAHTLNPVPIVLINGPSCALRNGRLADVAPTMLRLMGLPPPDEMTGRSLIVENENASGV, from the coding sequence ATGCACAACGCGCCGAAAAACGTTTTCGCCGACCGTCCTCGCCCCGCCGTTCTTTGTATTCTTGACGGGTGGGGGGCGAGAGCGGAGAGCGACGGCAACGCCATCGCCCTCGGCGATACCCCCAACTGGGACCGCTTCCTGAAGAACTTCCCTCATGCCGCCCTTGACGCCTCGGGCGGCGAGGTAGGACTGCCGGCGGGGCAGATGGGCAATTCCGAGGTCGGCCACATGAATCTGGGCGCCGGGCGCGTCGTCCTTCAGGATCTGCCGCAAATCGACGAGGCGGTCGCCGGCGACACGCTGGCGACAAGGCCGGCGCTGGTAAACCTGATCGCCGGCCTGAAAAAAAGCGGCGGCGTCTGCCATATGTTGGGTCTGCTGTCGCCGGGAGGGGTGCATTCCCACCAGGACCATATGGCGGCGCTGGCGCGCATCATCTGCGGCGCTGGCGTGGCGGTTGCCGTCCACGCTTTTCTTGACGGACGCGATACGCCGCCGAGGAGCGCCAAGGATTATATGGAACGATTCCTCGCCGATACCGCTGATATTCACGGCCTTGCCGTCGCCACCATCGGCGGGCGCTATTACGGCATGGATCGGGACAACCGCTGGCCGAGAGTCGAGAAGGCCTTTCTGGCGTTGACCGAGGCGGAAGGAGACGCGGCTTCCGACCCGCTGACGGCGATCAACAACGGCTATGACGCCGGCCTTAACGACGAATTCATAATGCCGTGCGTGATCGACGGCTTTCGCGGCATGAAGGACGGCGACGGCATTCTTCACGCCAACTTCCGCGCCGACCGCGCCCGCGAGCTTCTGCACGCGCTGACGGACAAATCATTCGACGGCTTCAAACGCCGACGCCTGATCAACTTCTCGGCTCTTGTCGGCATGGAAAGTTACTCGCATCGCCTTGATGAATTATTTGAGAGCATATTTCCGCCCCGCGAACTCGCCGACGGCCTGGGAGAAGTCGTGTCGAACGCCGGTTTGAAGCAGCTTCGCATCTCCGAGACCGAGAAATACGCTCACGTCACTTTTTTCTTCAACGGCGGACGGGAGAAAGTATTTCCCGGCGAGGAACGCATCCTGGTGGCGTCGCCCAAGGTCGCCACTTACGACCTGCAACCGGCGATGTCGGCCATCGAAGTGACCGATAAGCTGGTAAAGGCCATCTTGTCCGGTCGCTTCGACCTTATCGTCGTCAATTACGCCAACGGCGACATGGTCGGCCATACCGGGTTCCTTTCCGCCGCCGTTCAGGCGACGGAAACCATTGATATGTGCCTGGGTCGTCTGGAGGCTGCAATCATAAAAGCGGGCGGCGTGATGCTGGTCACCGCCGACCACGGCAACTGCGAACAGATGATTGACCACGAAACCGAACAGCCGCATACCGCCCATACCTTAAATCCTGTGCCGATAGTTTTGATCAACGGGCCGTCCTGCGCGCTCCGCAACGGTCGCCTTGCCGACGTGGCGCCGACGATGCTGCGGCTGATGGGGCTTCCTCCGCCCGACGAAATGACCGGGCGCTCCCTCATCGTGGAAAATGAAAATGCGTCGGGCGTTTAG
- a CDS encoding peptidase S41 — MKYIWFPTAALACFLLTSPLKAEEAADKTADKPDKNAETYRLLNLFGDVFERVRSDYVEAPTDQDLIESAITGMLSALDPHSSYLNAKSYQEMQVQTKGEFGGLGIQVTMSDGLVKVISPIDDTPAFHAGIMAGDLITHLDNVPVQGMTLAQAVDKMRGRVGTDLVLTIMRKDSKPFDVTLTRAIVKVDSVRSNVDGKIGYLRITSFNEQSDKGVKKAMDDFKAKLGSELQGIVLDLRNNPGGLLDQAVNVSDAFLDKGEIVSTRSRYADKTQRYNARPGDEANGLPIVVLINGGSASASEIVAGALQDHRRAIVLGVKSFGKGSVQTVIPLSGQGAMRLTTARYYTPSGTSIQGMGITPDIIVEQAKIELLEKGEQRREADLRGALENENGKGTDGDKGGDNAAKDPGLADDKKKKQDYQLERAFDLLRGMSLYADRLAGKPK; from the coding sequence ATGAAATATATATGGTTCCCGACGGCGGCGCTGGCGTGCTTCCTGTTGACGTCTCCTCTCAAGGCGGAGGAAGCGGCTGATAAAACGGCGGACAAACCGGACAAGAACGCCGAGACCTATCGGCTTCTTAACCTGTTCGGCGATGTTTTTGAGCGGGTGCGTTCCGACTATGTGGAGGCGCCGACCGACCAGGACCTGATCGAATCCGCCATCACCGGCATGTTGTCGGCGCTTGATCCCCATTCAAGCTATCTCAACGCCAAGAGCTATCAGGAGATGCAGGTACAGACCAAAGGCGAGTTCGGGGGACTGGGCATCCAGGTCACCATGTCGGACGGGCTGGTCAAGGTGATCTCGCCCATCGACGACACCCCGGCGTTTCACGCCGGAATCATGGCCGGCGACCTGATCACTCACCTTGACAATGTGCCGGTGCAGGGAATGACGCTGGCCCAGGCCGTTGACAAGATGCGCGGACGTGTCGGCACCGATCTGGTGCTGACGATTATGCGCAAGGACAGCAAGCCTTTCGATGTCACTCTGACCCGCGCCATTGTCAAGGTCGACTCGGTTCGTTCAAACGTTGACGGCAAGATCGGATATTTGCGCATTACCTCGTTCAACGAGCAGTCGGACAAGGGCGTGAAAAAGGCCATGGATGATTTCAAGGCAAAACTGGGGAGCGAGTTGCAGGGGATCGTGCTTGATCTTCGCAATAATCCCGGCGGTCTCCTCGATCAGGCGGTAAATGTCTCCGACGCCTTTCTTGACAAGGGCGAGATCGTCTCGACCAGATCGCGCTATGCCGACAAGACCCAGCGCTATAACGCCCGTCCCGGCGACGAGGCCAACGGCCTGCCGATCGTGGTTCTCATCAACGGCGGCTCGGCGTCGGCGTCAGAAATTGTCGCCGGCGCTTTGCAGGACCATCGCCGCGCCATTGTGCTCGGCGTCAAGTCCTTCGGCAAAGGCTCGGTGCAGACGGTCATTCCGCTTTCCGGACAAGGCGCCATGCGGCTGACCACGGCGCGCTACTACACGCCGTCGGGAACCTCCATCCAGGGAATGGGCATTACCCCGGATATCATCGTCGAGCAGGCCAAGATCGAACTTCTTGAGAAGGGGGAGCAACGCCGCGAGGCGGACCTGCGCGGAGCGCTTGAAAACGAGAACGGCAAGGGGACTGACGGCGACAAGGGCGGTGACAACGCCGCCAAAGACCCCGGCCTCGCCGATGATAAAAAGAAAAAGCAGGACTACCAACTGGAACGGGCGTTTGATCTCCTGCGCGGCATGTCCTTGTATGCGGATAGATTGGCGGGAAAGCCTAAGTGA
- a CDS encoding RNA pyrophosphohydrolase, producing MTTDKNTVRPKKLPYRKGVGAVLFNAEGKVFVARRLDNPGKYWQMPQGGIDKGEKPRQALIREVAEEIGDIRYKVIAKGSSWIAYDLPDKLIGTVWKGKYRGQKQKWFALKFTGVDGDIDLNATSHPEFSEWKWVDIEELPALAIPFKRELYEKIVSEFRRLASD from the coding sequence ATGACGACCGACAAAAACACGGTCAGGCCGAAGAAGCTGCCCTACCGCAAGGGCGTCGGCGCCGTCCTGTTCAACGCCGAGGGCAAGGTCTTTGTCGCCCGACGCCTTGATAATCCCGGCAAATACTGGCAAATGCCCCAGGGCGGCATCGACAAGGGTGAAAAGCCGCGCCAGGCCCTGATCAGGGAAGTCGCCGAAGAAATCGGGGACATAAGGTACAAAGTTATCGCCAAAGGTTCCTCCTGGATCGCTTATGACCTCCCCGATAAGCTGATCGGAACCGTCTGGAAGGGCAAATACCGTGGTCAGAAGCAAAAGTGGTTCGCCCTTAAATTCACCGGCGTTGACGGCGACATTGATCTGAACGCCACGAGTCATCCCGAGTTCAGCGAATGGAAATGGGTGGATATTGAGGAGCTGCCGGCGCTGGCCATTCCTTTCAAGCGGGAGCTTTACGAAAAAATCGTATCGGAGTTCAGGCGCCTTGCTTCCGACTAA
- a CDS encoding short chain dehydrogenase — MLPTKPHRTVLITGGARRIGRAIVLALAERRWTVAIHYNHSGNDADRLAADIAIAGGQADVFKADLASEEETGSLISRVIAKVGPLDALINNASVFEYDTPETASRESWDIHMQVNLRAPFVLTQAFAAQPPSAREGNVINIIDQRVWNLTSQFTSYTLSKSALWTLTQTLALALAPRIRVNAIGPGPTLPSSRQTEESFRRQWASLPLERRVSPEEIGEAASFILDAPSMTGQMIALDGGEHLGRRRRRDDAESRE, encoded by the coding sequence TTGCTTCCGACTAAACCCCATCGCACGGTCCTGATTACCGGCGGCGCCAGGCGCATCGGGCGCGCCATTGTTCTGGCGCTGGCCGAACGCCGCTGGACAGTAGCCATCCATTACAATCATTCGGGAAATGACGCCGACCGATTAGCCGCCGATATCGCCATCGCCGGCGGCCAAGCCGACGTTTTCAAGGCCGATCTGGCAAGCGAGGAGGAAACCGGCTCGCTGATATCCCGCGTTATCGCCAAGGTCGGCCCGCTGGACGCTCTTATAAACAACGCCTCGGTCTTTGAATACGACACCCCGGAAACCGCCAGCCGCGAGTCCTGGGATATTCATATGCAGGTCAATCTGCGCGCTCCGTTTGTGCTGACCCAGGCCTTTGCGGCGCAACCGCCCTCCGCGAGGGAAGGCAACGTCATCAATATCATTGATCAGCGCGTATGGAACCTGACCTCGCAATTTACCTCGTATACGCTGAGCAAGTCGGCGTTGTGGACGTTGACCCAGACCCTGGCGCTGGCGCTGGCGCCGCGCATCCGCGTCAACGCCATCGGGCCGGGGCCGACCCTGCCCAGTTCCCGTCAGACGGAAGAGTCTTTCCGGCGACAATGGGCGTCGCTGCCGCTGGAACGCCGCGTCAGCCCGGAGGAAATCGGCGAGGCGGCGTCCTTCATCCTTGACGCGCCGTCGATGACAGGGCAGATGATCGCCCTGGACGGCGGCGAGCATCTGGGAAGGCGCCGGCGCCGCGATGATGCCGAATCCAGGGAGTAA
- a CDS encoding diguanylate cyclase codes for MTTARMKLVEPLRIADGRAGLRHVFIRDLLLKCSIGIHGHERENTQNVRVNLDLAVRESAGAHGDDIANVVCYEKIASGVREIAACGHINLAETMAEKIAGMCLTDSRVRSARVRVEKMDVFTDAAGAGVEIERFNSK; via the coding sequence ATGACAACCGCTCGAATGAAACTCGTTGAGCCGTTGAGAATCGCCGACGGGCGCGCCGGGTTGCGCCATGTTTTTATCCGTGACCTGCTTCTGAAATGCTCCATCGGCATCCATGGGCATGAACGGGAAAACACGCAAAACGTCCGCGTCAATCTTGATCTGGCGGTGCGCGAGAGCGCCGGGGCGCACGGCGACGATATCGCCAACGTAGTCTGTTATGAGAAGATCGCCTCGGGGGTGCGCGAAATAGCCGCCTGTGGACACATCAATCTGGCGGAGACCATGGCTGAAAAAATTGCCGGCATGTGCCTTACGGATTCCCGGGTGCGGTCAGCGCGGGTGCGAGTGGAAAAAATGGATGTTTTTACCGACGCCGCCGGCGCCGGCGTCGAGATCGAACGATTTAATTCCAAGTGA
- a CDS encoding excinuclease ABC subunit C: MVKKHNLSGSSQPPADPLSAGVKVIESCLKGLPAKPGVYRMINAEGGVLYVGKAKSLKNRVAGYAKPERQSVRIRRMIAQTASMEFVTTGAEAEALLLEADLIKSLKPRYNILLRDDKSFPSILVTGGHPFTRIVKHRGLRSAEGDYFGPFACAGAVNETLGVLQRAFLLRTCSDAVLAGRTRPCLLYQIKRCSAPCVDRIGCDEYAGLVNEARAFLRGESNKIQRQLAARMQAAGEAMEFEKAALYRDRIRALAGIQAHRDIDVAAIGEADVIAAHQEGGQTCVQVFFFRAGRNYGNKAYFPGHAEDHGVEQVLEAFISQFYDGARLPRQIMVSHRLPARALMAEALSVRAGRRVTVSRPARGNKRKLVEHALANARETLGRRLGESASQRRLLDGLAEAFGLEAAPGRIEVYDNSHISGAKAVGAMIVAGPEGLLKKAYRKFTIRSDSAPGDDYAMMGEVLTRRFARALKEDPDRSLGQWPDLVLVDGGGGHLNVALQAFADLGINDIAVAAIAKGRDRNAGCERVFLPGGKQPLVLNARDPVLYFLQRLRDEAHRFAVGAHRAKRLKGLSRSALDEIPGIGPKRKKALLHHFGSVDAVIRAGCADLEAVEGISREIANKIHDWVGGRS; this comes from the coding sequence ATGGTCAAAAAGCATAATTTGTCAGGTTCTTCTCAGCCGCCCGCCGACCCGCTTTCAGCCGGCGTGAAGGTGATCGAATCCTGCCTCAAGGGCCTGCCCGCAAAACCCGGCGTTTACCGGATGATTAACGCCGAAGGCGGCGTTCTTTATGTAGGCAAGGCCAAAAGCCTGAAAAACCGCGTGGCCGGTTATGCCAAGCCTGAGCGGCAATCCGTTCGCATCCGGCGCATGATAGCGCAAACGGCGTCGATGGAATTTGTCACCACCGGCGCCGAGGCCGAGGCCTTGTTGCTGGAAGCCGACCTGATCAAGTCTCTGAAGCCGCGTTATAATATCCTGCTCCGCGACGACAAGTCCTTCCCTTCGATACTGGTGACCGGCGGACACCCTTTTACGCGGATTGTCAAACACCGAGGCCTCCGCTCCGCCGAGGGTGACTACTTCGGCCCCTTCGCCTGCGCCGGAGCGGTCAATGAGACCTTAGGCGTCCTGCAACGGGCGTTCCTGCTCAGAACTTGCTCCGATGCTGTTTTGGCGGGCCGCACCCGCCCCTGTCTTCTCTATCAGATCAAGCGTTGCTCGGCGCCGTGCGTCGATAGAATAGGCTGCGATGAATACGCCGGACTGGTGAACGAGGCCCGGGCCTTCCTGCGCGGGGAAAGCAACAAAATCCAGCGGCAACTGGCCGCCCGCATGCAGGCCGCCGGCGAGGCCATGGAGTTCGAAAAAGCGGCCCTTTACCGTGATCGCATCCGGGCGCTCGCCGGCATTCAGGCTCACCGTGACATTGATGTCGCCGCCATCGGCGAGGCTGACGTCATCGCCGCCCATCAGGAGGGCGGACAGACCTGCGTACAAGTGTTCTTTTTCCGCGCCGGACGCAACTACGGCAACAAGGCATATTTCCCCGGCCACGCCGAAGATCACGGCGTAGAGCAGGTTCTGGAAGCCTTTATCAGCCAATTTTATGACGGCGCCCGTCTGCCGCGACAGATCATGGTCAGTCACCGCCTGCCCGCCCGTGCATTGATGGCCGAGGCGTTAAGCGTGCGAGCCGGCCGGCGGGTCACCGTTTCCAGACCGGCAAGGGGCAATAAGCGCAAGCTGGTGGAGCATGCCCTCGCCAATGCCCGCGAGACCCTGGGCCGACGTCTGGGCGAAAGCGCTTCCCAACGCCGCTTGCTTGACGGGCTGGCCGAAGCCTTCGGCCTGGAGGCGGCGCCCGGACGCATCGAGGTCTATGACAACAGCCATATATCCGGCGCCAAGGCCGTCGGAGCAATGATCGTCGCCGGTCCCGAAGGGCTGCTCAAGAAGGCCTACCGCAAGTTCACCATCCGAAGCGATTCAGCTCCCGGCGACGATTACGCCATGATGGGCGAGGTGCTGACCCGGCGCTTCGCCCGCGCCCTCAAGGAAGACCCCGACCGCAGCCTCGGCCAATGGCCCGATCTGGTGCTTGTTGACGGCGGCGGCGGGCATCTTAACGTCGCGCTTCAGGCATTCGCCGATCTCGGCATTAATGATATTGCTGTCGCCGCCATCGCCAAGGGCCGCGACCGCAACGCCGGATGCGAGCGCGTCTTCCTGCCCGGCGGCAAACAACCCCTGGTCCTGAACGCTCGCGATCCCGTGCTTTATTTTCTGCAAAGGCTGCGCGATGAGGCACACCGTTTCGCCGTCGGCGCCCACAGGGCGAAACGCCTGAAGGGTCTGTCGCGCTCGGCGCTCGACGAGATTCCCGGCATCGGCCCCAAGCGCAAAAAGGCTTTGCTGCACCACTTCGGCTCGGTCGACGCCGTTATCCGCGCCGGATGCGCCGATCTGGAGGCGGTGGAGGGAATCAGCAGGGAAATCGCCAATAAAATCCATGACTGGGTCGGCGGTCGGAGTTAG
- a CDS encoding DUF2283 domain-containing protein, with translation MADKMKVWFDAEADFLEVRFSDAAGYEKETSHDAVMERVDAEGNVIGFSTIGVSRFRKDKPFETELSAA, from the coding sequence ATGGCCGACAAGATGAAAGTATGGTTCGATGCGGAAGCCGATTTCCTTGAAGTGCGCTTCTCCGATGCCGCCGGTTATGAGAAGGAAACCTCGCACGACGCGGTGATGGAGCGTGTGGACGCAGAAGGGAATGTGATCGGCTTCAGCACCATCGGCGTCAGCCGCTTCCGCAAGGACAAACCGTTTGAAACCGAACTGTCTGCGGCGTAA
- a CDS encoding CDP-diacylglycerol--glycerol-3-phosphate 3-phosphatidyltransferase, giving the protein MLTKLPNILTVSRIVAIPVILGIMFIPPPLGNWLALAVYTYAAVTDILDGYLARIWSQQSNFGRFLDPIADKLLIAALLLMLVGIDRIGGITILPAAVILCREILVSGLREFLAEVRVGLPVSSMSKIKTFIQILALGFLIVGDAGPDFWGVPTLDIGIYGLWAAAVITLITGYDYLVAGLGHIARSDAEGAGK; this is encoded by the coding sequence ATGTTGACCAAGCTGCCTAATATCCTGACTGTTTCGCGGATCGTCGCCATTCCGGTGATTCTCGGAATTATGTTTATTCCGCCTCCCCTGGGCAACTGGCTGGCGCTTGCCGTTTACACCTATGCCGCCGTCACCGATATCCTTGACGGCTATTTGGCGCGCATCTGGAGCCAGCAGTCCAATTTCGGACGTTTCCTGGACCCCATAGCCGACAAGCTGCTGATTGCCGCCTTGCTTTTGATGCTGGTGGGAATCGACCGCATCGGCGGCATTACCATTTTGCCGGCGGCGGTGATTCTGTGCCGCGAAATCCTGGTCTCGGGACTGCGTGAATTCCTGGCCGAGGTGCGCGTCGGCCTGCCGGTAAGCAGCATGTCAAAGATCAAGACCTTTATCCAAATACTGGCGCTGGGCTTTCTTATCGTCGGCGACGCCGGTCCTGATTTTTGGGGAGTGCCGACTCTTGATATCGGAATTTACGGCCTGTGGGCGGCGGCGGTGATAACCCTGATCACCGGCTATGATTATCTGGTCGCCGGCCTTGGTCATATCGCCAGGAGCGACGCCGAGGGCGCCGGTAAATGA
- a CDS encoding molybdopterin-guanine dinucleotide biosynthesis protein B produces the protein MKVFGLVGSSGSGKTTLMVKVIEELKGRGVKVSTIKHTHHELDIDSPGKDSYRHREAGAEEVMLTSSARWVLMREHRGAPEPDINQLIAHMSDVDLLLVEGFKELRCPKMEIYRPSLGKPLRFADDPDVVAVAGDEPLPDCLTPVLDINDIPAIADFIVDHCQLTRLNDDKN, from the coding sequence ATGAAAGTTTTCGGCCTGGTGGGATCAAGCGGCAGCGGCAAGACGACGCTGATGGTCAAAGTGATAGAAGAACTGAAAGGCCGAGGCGTGAAAGTTTCCACCATCAAACACACCCATCACGAACTCGACATCGACAGTCCGGGCAAGGATTCCTACCGGCACCGCGAGGCCGGCGCCGAGGAAGTGATGCTGACCTCATCGGCGCGCTGGGTGCTGATGCGCGAGCATCGCGGAGCGCCGGAGCCGGACATTAACCAATTGATCGCCCATATGAGCGATGTCGATTTGCTGCTGGTCGAAGGATTTAAGGAATTGCGCTGTCCCAAGATGGAAATCTATCGCCCCTCGCTCGGAAAGCCGTTACGGTTCGCGGACGATCCCGACGTGGTGGCGGTGGCCGGCGATGAGCCTCTGCCCGATTGTTTAACGCCCGTGCTCGACATTAATGACATTCCCGCCATCGCCGATTTCATCGTCGACCATTGTCAATTAACGAGGCTGAATGATGACAAAAATTAA